DNA from Thunnus maccoyii chromosome 5, fThuMac1.1, whole genome shotgun sequence:
TACTAACTGTACCTGCTTTATTCAAGAACCTGAGATGCATAATCTTTCTTTGACCTTGGAAGGTTTGCCTAAAGCAGCCATTGTCACCCATGAGAGGATGTGGGCCGCCTCCTTCGTCCAGGCTGCGTGTGGATCCACAGCAGACGACATCTTCTACGTCAATCTGCCTCTGTATCACAGCGCAGGCTTCCTCATTGGGTTGGCTGGAAGCATCGAGAGAGGTAATGATCCCCGTAAACCTCTCATGAAAGTAAGAATGAAAGCATGTACACACCCGATTAGGGCACTTAAGAATGTGATGTAGAAGGTTGTGTAATTTGATCTTAATTGCAGGTAACACCATTATTTTAAGGAGAAAGTTCTCCGCCTCTCAGTTCTGGGACGACTGCAGGAAGTATAATGTGACGGTAATGCAGTACATCGGTGAAACAATGCGCTACCTCTGCAACATGCCCAAGGTAATCCAAAACTGATAGCCGTTTAAATTTATAATATTGTTCTGATGCATGCTTGGATGTTTTGAATCAGAGTTGATCTCCTTCTTTGCAGAAGGACAATGAGAAGGACCACAAAGTGAGGATCGCCATTGGCAACGGAGTCCGGACAGACATTTGGTCAGAGTTTCTGAGACGGTTCGGTGACATTAAAGTCAAGGAGCTGTACGCTGCAACGGAGGGAAACATCGGCTTCATCAATTACACATCCAAGATCGGTGCAGTTGGACGAGTCAATCCCGTCCACAGGGTAGGTGGAGGAACATGTGTGGTGTTCTTAGTCACGGTGGTAACGTGGCTGTAGGTACGGCAGTGTTGGTCAGTTGGTCGaccactttagtccagactTGAGTTACTCAGCTGTTGGATggatgaaattttgtacagacatttatggtttccagaggatgaatcttactGGTGAACTTCTAGTAACCTCTAGTGCCATGATGAGGTTCACACATgaggttttgagtgaaatgtcttgactaCTGTTAGATTGCCGTGGTAATCTTTAAATTCCATGTTTTACAAATTAATAAACTTCAGgttattcagtttatttatcaTTGTTTCAATAACACTAATATTTCAGTGATTAtattatatgataatataatatcatTATATTTCAACGATTATTTCAGTATATTTAGCATCATTCACGACTATGAAACCAGGAATAATCATCAGCTTCAGTCTGTATTTTCAAGAACTTTAAATGCCCAATATAGAATTTCTAATAGCGGTCCTGGAATCTTCAATTCAGTTTCCAGTAATTTTGTAAACTTTTcctcagatgttttttttaatgttaagaaATTCCTCATTGTTAACTTTTAGTGCCTTTCTATTTTGAACAATTTGTAGATTCTGGTTCGCACTGATAAGTGCGTGAATGTTGATTGTAGATATTTTGCTCCTGAAACATGTTGTTgtgatgataaaatatgaaaacacacaataagGCTTTTGGCTTTTTGGCTCCACCGCATCTCTCGTGATTGTATTAATCTTTCCTTGTGGCTTAACctggtttttaattttttttttctgtttcgatattgtgtaaataaacaaacttttcctccagtgccatcatcagatcaaaatttacctgtaaaactaatgacattcccatcagcctcagctgtaccttatgttttgtgctaattagcattagcatgtagTTCAAAGCAccgcagcctcacagagctgagCTTCATCACATGTTGACTGTTAAAAGTGTCCACAAACTGTGCGCCTTTTAACTGATAAACCTTTTATTTCTTCCTCCTAGTTTTTCTTCCCCTACACTTTGATCAAGTTTGACATTGAGAAGGAGGAACCTGTCAGAAACTCTGAGGGTCTGTGCATCGAGGCAGCCAGAGGTGAGTCAGTATTACAAGTGGATACATTTGTCTTTGCTCTTTCTTTGACACAAGCAGTAGTGCCTCATTTGTTGTCTTATAACTATTAATTAgtcaactgaaataaatgaaacaacaatgttcataatcaattaattattcaagtcatttattaagcaaaaaaacaaaagtctctcTTGTTCCGGCCTCTCAAacgtgaagatttgctgcttttctctgttttaaatcattgtatattaaatatttttaggttttagACTCTCAGACAAAACCAGCTGTTTAAAAACATTACTTTGGgctctgagaaactgtgatgACCTTTCTTCACTCATTTCTTTATCTCTTTTGTCAGGTGAGACTGGACTTTTGGTGGGAAGGATCACTCAGAGGTCTCCCTTCGTCGGCTACGCCGGCAACAAGCAACAGACTGAGAAGAAGAGGCTTCGTGATGTCATGAAAAAAGGCGACCTGTTCTTCAACACCGGCGATTTGCTTCGGTTTGACCACGAGAACTTTGTGTACTTCCAGGATCGAGTTGGTGACACTTTCAGGCAAGTTGTGGCTCATTTTGTGTTGACTTGTGtcagttttgctgttttttttattctctcatGGGGTTGATCCATTAATCTAGTTTTGGCTACATCACTATTTTAtgcttgtgtaaaaaaaactatgtaaaTGAGAGCGACTGAATAGTGAGTTCGGCTGTTGCAGTGAtgcaaaattttttttttccctgtacAAAAGATAACCAAAAGGAAGCCATTAAgctgttttcctgttgtttAGGTGTTTCAATGTGGATGGAGatatttatgaaaataattggatTAGATTGgcttttttcagatttagacGGCCTAGTGTGGCAATTTTAAGTGACAATTCATCTTGTTACTATTTTCACCTTCAAAAAACACCAGCAGGATGAAGCAGTTACaattaaaagtcaaaatatctaACTTTGGAGGCTTCACGCATCATAAGATCAgttctgtaaaaacacttaaagatatttttacagttttgaaTTTGGTGCCGATTAGTGAATCAAAAAACCTTTCTTTTTATGCTTGacttatatttgtttatttcttgcttcatttaaaaaaaaaaacaacctgtctTTTATTAAAGATGGAAAGGAGAGAACGTCGCCACGTCGGAGGTTGCAGATATTCTCTCAATGGCTCACTGCATTTTGGAGGCAAATGTCTACGGAGTTAAAGTTGAAGGTAAAGACACTGAAGTCATAAACACCTTCAGACATGTTTCACAGAAGTTTTCGAAAGTTTTCTatacagtagtgtgtgtttttaatatcatCTGTTTGTGAATCAAATGCTCTGATAAGGTCATGAGGGGCGGATCGGCATGGCGGCTGTCACTCTGAAAGAAGGGGAAGATTTTGACTGTTCAGACGCCTACAACAAGGTTGCTAACTACCTCCCAGCATACGCACGACCCCGATTCATCAGGATTCAGGTAATGCTGACTGTTCATTTGTAGGATCATACATTTTATACGCTTGCATGGAACTCATCACGACCATTTTTATGCAAGAGAAGAGAgattataatataatttgtCACACCGATCTGATGGATAGTTTGTTGTTTCTCTGTCATGTTGCAGTTTTAAAACTTAAGTTGGCAAACAAGTTGTTTCAAAAtttctaaaatgtgtttttgcagcCCTGCCTGGAGATGACGGGAACATTCAAGATGAAGAAAGTGAAGCTGGTGGAGGAAGGATTCAATCCAGCGCTCATCGAAGACCCTTTATACTTCCTTGAAGCTGAGAAAAAGACGTACGTTCCCCTGACTGAGGAGATTTACAAATCAATAGCTGCTAGGGAAATCAAACTCTAACACAGAAAACTGAAATAACCCATTTGTTTACAAAGATGTAACAGCTCACTGACGGACCTCTTTAACACAATCAACTAATCTCAGGGACAGACGGGACTTTTCATCGCGTTTGAAGAGACTTCTTTATTATTAACAGCTACTGTGCATCTCTACagtttgtgtaaatgtattCCTGACAGTATGTAACATACAGGTCTGTCTCACTTTTaataattactgtttttttttttcataatgtctGATTGGCCAGATAAATTGTAGcgtttacattttttgttttaagccaAAATCTTTTATTATCTAAAGCATTTTGCATTAGATTTAAGATACAGTAagtttttgttgtaaaattcTGATCAATGTAAATTAACTTTGTACAACTTTGGGTATTAAACCTTTAAAACCTACTTATGTCACATATTGTACAATCTGTTGCAGGTTTATCAGTGAACCTTTGCTCTGACGTTACGTACAGGCAGATCGTTTGTGTAATAATGTCACTCAACGATTAACTACAGCTTTATCGTGTAATACGTAACAAAAGCGAGTGAGGAAATGTTTGGATCTTTAGGTTATTCTGTCCAAAAGTGCTCTAGAAGAGTTCATCTAAAAGCCTCTGATGTGTTCTTGTAACAACTTTTATGGGCAGAGCAACTGATTGACCCTTGAACgacaaacacaacattgaccCCTGACTTTGCTGCAAGATTAGTCATTTTACAAACGTCGAGATCAAGGGTTATCTGCAGGTTTCAGAAAGTCAAAGTAAAGacagttttaaaactgaaattaagtTCCCTTTTTCTTAAATCATATTCCTGATCTTATTTCAGCGATTAACAAGAAGAAACCTGAAATACTTTTTCTAGTTTTCAGTAAACCAACTGCGTACATGTTACTAACTGTGAGTCTGCACTGTCTGACTGCTCAGTTCATTGAATGTCAAATACAAGTCTGCAgtttacatgtgaaatatgAAGCAGCTGTGAACGATAAAAAGCTTAAATCAGGCGTTGCGTGCTGTAAATACATTCGCCAACTTCACAATCCTCcacaatctaaaaaaaaacaaaccatctGGACGTTTGGAGCAACACATAAGACTTGAATCCACGGAGCagttactttaaaaatgaatttatttattaatacagTGGTATACTTAGAAATGTGTcgcaaaggaaaaaaaaaaaaaaaaagttgaaccgaagagaaatcaaaataaataaaaagaatgtcAGCCACACAGGAAAATAAACTAGTGTTGGGTTGAAGCAGTGTTATCATATCAAAAGAAAATAGTACTGATGTGCCATAATAAATTGTCTATTagtacaaaaatacatttcagggCACACAATACAGCATCCAGTATCACAAATAAAGGAAGGGACCACTCTTCACAGCAGACCCCCTCAAGTACatcttttaaaatcatttaaaccAAGCACTTCTCTATTTtgtaaataagaataaaaagttTTTCTGACTGTTAAAAATGCCTAAgtagtgtgtttatatgttggTAGAAAAGTCGGACTTATTACTGCTTATGTCAGTTCCAAGGCTCAGGGGTATAACCAGAATACAAACATAACCAATGTAACcgctttctcttttttaacaaacattttctcttttatacAAAATAACAAAGATGTACAAAAGTTCATTTACAGAGAACCAAGGCCATATGCTAGCAATATGTACAGCCACAATTTTAAACATCTTCTAGCTTTTTGTATTTCCTCAGACTTCATATGCATAGCAGTAAAAGAAAGCATACCTTTTCATCAGCCTCGATTATTCTCGTGTGCTAAATCCGAGTTTCACTGTTTATGAGAAAATGCAGAGACAACTTTTTCTTCCGTAGTGATCGCGATAAACTGAAGGATCCgatgtttttaaagtttcaCTGAAAAGTTAATATGCAGATAAGGCATCACTGCTTGCAGTGTAACGATGGGATTTTCATGTGTTGAACTTAGTAGTAGCAGGCTTGTGGACCTGAGTCATAGCACATGCATAGATCTCTAGACAGCAGGAGTTTGTAAAATCAAGTCAGTATATTTATCTACGGTAAAACAGTGCTacaaaacatcagttttaaACAGAGATTGCCCGGTCAGAACAAACAGGCGTCTGATACTAATACTTAAccttcatttttattattattttttttttaatctttatgaTGCCTACGTCTTCCTTCATGAGTCAGGCTCAGCATTTCTCAAGTCCTCAGAGATCCTTCGTGAGTGAAACGCATGACCACAGAACTCACAAACAAAAGTTTTGCATATACCAACTTTGCTGTTTgtgagtgcttttttttttttttttaaagtttttttttttttaaacagtacgCAAAAATCCCGTTGCAATATTAAACAAGTTTTCCAaaattctcctttttctttgcACCGCTCTGACCTTTTTATAAAATtagcttaaaaatgtcaaaatgagaTTATTCAGTCTGTGGCACTGGTCATGCATTCCAACTTCAGTTCCACTGTttaaataacttgttttaatctttattttttgcaagCCTTGAAAGCAccgaaaaaaatgaaagaaaagaacaagagtACAGCCGTGGGGATGCTGGACTCCTCCGActctccttgtgtgtgtgtttcttgttttttttctcttttttccttaaaTTTTTGGGCACAGTAAACAACGTGAGAGTATCAAATTCATACTTCATCGAGTGTTATGCACCCCGTCGCTGTGGAAGGAGCACAGCAGGGGCAAACTGAGGTCCCCTGTTTATCACATTCAGTAACAGGCCAGCTGTTGCCCTCTTCAGAAGTGGTCAAtgagcacagacacacagtttgCACCCACCAGGTAGTTTGGATCTCCGGGGAGAGATTTGTTCTGCCAGGTTTTGGGATCACCTGCAGGAAACAGAGACATGATGTCAGCTGCTAATGAACATCCCTTCCTCTTTAAAAtacaggaaacaaaaacaagacagatgCTCAAAACAAGAACGatttttatc
Protein-coding regions in this window:
- the zgc:101540 gene encoding hsFATP2a_ACSVL_like domain-containing protein, whose amino-acid sequence is MYIWFTVLAGLAILSFSFLKTFFPYFSQDCAYILRSIKLGIRLVKYKKSKPFYSILDCFLDAVKRHPDKILLHFEGRQYTYGEADKQSNKVARALQAEARLKEGDTVALFLANEPNFVWTWLGLSKLGCPAALLNFNIRSKSLLHCFSCCGAKVLIASPELQDAVEEVLPTLREQGISVYLLSETCKIQGINTLSDKISQASDQPLSPQLRANINIKSTALYIYTSGTTGLPKAAIVTHERMWAASFVQAACGSTADDIFYVNLPLYHSAGFLIGLAGSIERGNTIILRRKFSASQFWDDCRKYNVTVMQYIGETMRYLCNMPKKDNEKDHKVRIAIGNGVRTDIWSEFLRRFGDIKVKELYAATEGNIGFINYTSKIGAVGRVNPVHRFFFPYTLIKFDIEKEEPVRNSEGLCIEAARGETGLLVGRITQRSPFVGYAGNKQQTEKKRLRDVMKKGDLFFNTGDLLRFDHENFVYFQDRVGDTFRWKGENVATSEVADILSMAHCILEANVYGVKVEGHEGRIGMAAVTLKEGEDFDCSDAYNKVANYLPAYARPRFIRIQPCLEMTGTFKMKKVKLVEEGFNPALIEDPLYFLEAEKKTYVPLTEEIYKSIAAREIKL